One genomic window of Chelonoidis abingdonii isolate Lonesome George chromosome 5, CheloAbing_2.0, whole genome shotgun sequence includes the following:
- the LOC116834482 gene encoding sulfotransferase 1 family member D1-like produces the protein MEQLSRQELDVIHGIPLYRPFVEKWAQVESFQARPDDLLISTYPKSGTTWISEIVDMIYNDGDEGKCKRDAIFNRVPFMEMSCRGFQSGTEQLAVVPSPRLVKTHLPVQLLPVSFWEQDCKMIYLARNAKDVAVSYYHFYQMAKLHPDPGTWDEFLGKFMAGTVAYGSWYDHVKGWWEKKKDYRILYMFYEDMKEDPKREIEKVLQFLGKDLKEGVVNKILHHTSFQEMKKNPTANYEMMPAWAMDHSVSPFMRKGISGDWKNYFTVAQNEIFDIHYKEQMKGSTFRCQMEI, from the exons ATGGAACAATTGTCAAGGCAGGAATTAGATGTTATCCATGGAATTCCTCTCTACCGGCCTTTTGTGGAGAAGTGGGCCCAGGTGGAATCATTCCAGGCCAGGCCAGACGACCTTCTCATTTCCACCTACCCAAAATCAG GCACAACCTGGATTAGTGAAATCGTGGACATGATTTACAATGACGGGGACGAGGGGAAATGTAAACGGGATGCAATTTTCAATCGAGTCCCTTTCATGGAAATGAGCTGCCGTGGATTCCAAAGTG gcacagagcagctggctGTGGTGCCATCGCCTCGGCTAGTGAAGACCCACCTCCCAGTTCAGCTCCTCCCCGTCTCCTTCTGGGAGCAGGACTGCAAG ATGATCTACCTTGCCCGAAATGCCAAGGATGTGGCTGTCTCTTACTACCATTTCTACCAGATGGCAAAGCTGCATCCAGACCCCGGCACCTGGGATGAGTTCCTGGGGAAGTTTATGGCTGGGACAG TGGCTTATGGATCCTGGTACGATCATGTCAAAGGCTGGTGGGAGAAGAAAAAGGACTATCGAATTCTGTACATGTTCTACGAGGACATGAAAGAG GACCCAAAGCGCGAAATAGAGAAGGTGCTCCAGTTTCTGGGAAAGGACCTGAAGGAGGGAGTGGTGAATAAAATCCTCCACCATACCTCCTTCCAGGAGATGAAGAAGAATCCTACTGCTAACTATGAAATGATGCCAGCCTGGGCTATGGACCACAGTGTGTCTCCATTCATGAGAAAAG GGATATCAGGAGACTGGAAGAATTACTTCACCGTGGCTCAGAATGAGATATTTGACATACATTATAAAGAGCAGATGAAAGGCTCGACATTCAGATGCCAAATGGAGATATGA